Genomic segment of Xanthobacter dioxanivorans:
CAACGGACAGCGGCACCTTAGTGCGCGTTTGCCGCAACGCAACGAAATAATCTTTCGCGGGGTGCGTCCGCGAAGCGTTCCGCCGCCGTGCGCGGCCCTGCGGCGGAACGCTTCGATCGGCAGCGGAGCCGGTGCCTTGTGGCGGTGCAGGAGAGCCCCTACATTCGCGCATGGCTCCCGCGCTGGCGCGGGACAGGCTCCGGGCGCGCCGCATGGCGTCGGCGCAGGGCCCGACGCAGCGTTTTCCGAGGACATTATGACTGCCCAGAACGTGAAGGTCGTCATCATCGGGTCTGGCCCCGCCGGCTATACTGCGGCCATCTATGCGGCCCGCGCGATGCTGGAGCCGGTGCTCTTCGAGGGCATCCAGCCCGGCGGCCAGCTCACCATCACCACCGATGTGGAGAATTATCCCGGCTTCGCCGACCCGATCCAGGGTCCGTGGCTGATGGAGCAGATGCGCGCCCAGGCCGAGCACATGGGCACGAAGATCATCGCCGACCACGTGGCGAGCCTTGATCTCTCCCATCGGCCGTTCCGGATGGTGACCGAATCCGGCGCGACCTACGTGGCCGACGTGGTGATCCTCGCCACCGGTGCCCAGGCGCGCTGGCTGGGGATGGAGAGCGAGGCGGCCTATCGCGGCTTCGGCGTTTCCGCCTGCGCCACCTGCGACGGCTTCTTCTATCGCGGCAAGGAGGTGGTCGTGGTGGGCGGCGGCAACACGGCGGTAGAGGAAGCGCTGTTCCTCACCAACTTCGCCTCCAAGGTGACGGTGGTGCACCGCCGTGACGGCTTCCGCGCCGAAAAGATCCTGCAGGAGCGCCTGTTCGCCAATCCCAAGGTCAACGTGGTCTGGAATGCGGAGCTCGCCGAGGTGGTCGGCCTGAACGACGACGCCATCACCAAGGTCACCGCCGCCAGGCTGCGCGACGTGCGGACCGGTGCCCTCACCGAGCTCGGCGCTGACGGCATATTCATCGCCATCGGCCATGCGCCTGCCACAGAGCTGGTGAAAGACCAGTTGAGGCTCAAGGAAAGCGGCTACGTCTGGACCGCTCCCGATTCCACGGCCACGTCGGTTCCGGGCGTGTTCGCGGCGGGCGACGTGGCCGACGACATCTATCGCCAGGCGGTCACGGCGGCGGGCCGTGGATGCATGGCCGCACTGGAGGCGGAACGCTTCCTGGCGCACCAAAGCGTGGCGAAGGCGGCCGAATAGCCCGCCTCCCGCCGCGCCCCGTCCCGGAGGCAGGTGCTTCCGCGATGGAGGCATCTGTGTGAAGGCGCGGCGCCGGACTCTTCGTTCTAACCGATTGAACCATGTGGCAGTCCCGGCGGAGAATGGCCGGTGACGGGTGAGGGGCTGGGGCTGATGGATTGGGACAAGCTGAAGGTCTTCCACGTCGCCGCCGAAGCCGGTTCGTTCACCCATGCGGGCGAGACGCTGGGCTTGTCGCAATCGGCGGTGAGCCGGCAGGTCTCCGCGCTCGAGGCCGAGCTGAAGGTACCCCTGTTCCACCGCCACGCCCGCGGCCTCATCCTCACCGAGCAGGGGGAGCTGCTCTACCGCACCGCCCATGAGGTGTTCCTGAAGCTCGAATCGGCGCGCGCGCAGCTCACCGACAGCCGGGAGAAGCCCAATGGCGACCTGCGCGTGACCACCACCATGGGGCTCGGCACCCACTGGCTGACGGCGCGGGTGGGCGAGTTCGTGGACCTGTTCCCCGACATCCGCATCCAGCTCATCCTCACCGACGAGGAACTGGATCTCGCCATGCGCGAGGCGGACGTGGCCATCCGCATGCGCCAGCCGGTCCAGCCGGACCTGGTGCAGCGCAAGCTGTTCACCGTTCACTTCCACGCCTACGCCTCGGCCGATTATCTGAAGCGCCACGGCCACCCGCGCTCGCTGGACGAGCTCGACAAGCATCGCATCCTGCTGCTGGGCGGGCCGATTCCCTCCTACTTCCAGGGGCTCAACTGGCTGGAGCATGCCGGCCGCGACGGCTCGACCCCGCGCATTCCCGCCTTCGAGGTGAACAACGTGCTCGGCCTCAAGCGCGCCGTGGAGCGCGGGTGGGCATCGGCACGCTGCCCGACTACCTCTCCGACGATTCCACTTCCCTGGTGCAGCTTTTCACCGACCGCGAGACGCCGAAGCTGGAGGCCTATTTCACCTACGCGCAGGAAATGCGCTCGGTGGCGCGCATCCAGGTCTTCCGCGACTTTCTCATCTCCAAGGCGCAGCGCTGGAATTACTG
This window contains:
- the trxB gene encoding thioredoxin-disulfide reductase is translated as MMTAQNVKVVIIGSGPAGYTAAIYAARAMLEPVLFEGIQPGGQLTITTDVENYPGFADPIQGPWLMEQMRAQAEHMGTKIIADHVASLDLSHRPFRMVTESGATYVADVVILATGAQARWLGMESEAAYRGFGVSACATCDGFFYRGKEVVVVGGGNTAVEEALFLTNFASKVTVVHRRDGFRAEKILQERLFANPKVNVVWNAELAEVVGLNDDAITKVTAARLRDVRTGALTELGADGIFIAIGHAPATELVKDQLRLKESGYVWTAPDSTATSVPGVFAAGDVADDIYRQAVTAAGRGCMAALEAERFLAHQSVAKAAE